In the genome of Notamacropus eugenii isolate mMacEug1 chromosome 5, mMacEug1.pri_v2, whole genome shotgun sequence, one region contains:
- the LOC140508501 gene encoding olfactory receptor 14C36-like: MEHLPPEREVTHWILKMSNFTTTVTEFLLMRFSDTRELQILYSLLFFLIYSAAMMGNILIIIITTTDSRLDTPMYFFLRNLSIVDACFISITVPQASINSMVNNRTISVTGCAAQIFLVTFMAYVEFTLLTVMARDRYVAICYPLLYPVIMNHTVCMQMTFTCLFTGLLYASFHTGYTFQLTFCQSNMIHQFFCDIPSLLKISCSETFSHTLSLLGSALVIGIGCFVFITASYITIFSTVLKFPVKEDQRKAFSICVPHIIVVALFLISGYYVYLQPPSDSGSLKDIILSLFYCIVPPFLNPIIYSLQNKQIKEAASIVMKRKCFLLRFKA, encoded by the exons atggaACATTTGCCTCCGGAGAGGGAG GTCACTCACTGGATCCTGAAAATGTCCAACTTCACTACCACTGTGACTGAATTTCTCCTCATGAGATTTTCTGACACCCGAGAGTTACAAATCTTGTattctttgctcttctttctcatttattcagCAGCCATGATGGGGAATATcctaattatcatcatcaccaccactgaCAGCAGACTTGACAcccccatgtactttttccttagGAATCTGTCCATTGTTGATGCCTGCTTCATATCCATAACTGTTCCCCAGGCATCCATTAATTCGATGGTGAACAACAGAACTATCTCAGTTACTGGATGTGCAGCTCAGATATTCCTGGTGACTTTCATGGCATATGTTGAGTTTACTTTGCTCACTGTTATGGCCCGTGATCGTTACGTTGCCATATGCTACCCACTTCTCTATCCAGTGATCATGAATCACACTGTATGCATGCAGATGACTTTCACATGCTTATTCACTGGCCTTTTGTATGCAAGTTTCCATACTGGTTACACATTTCAACTGACTTTCTGTCAATCCAATATGATTCATCAATTCTTCTGTGATATTCCCTCTTTACTCAAGATCTCTTGCTCAGAGACATTCAGCCATACGTTATCCTTACTTGGCTCAGCTCTGGTGATTGGGATTGGCTGCTTTGTCTTCATAACTGCCAGTTACATTACCATATTTTCCACTGTGCTCAAATTTCCAGTGAAAGAAGACCAAAGAAAAGCCTTCTCTATTTGTGTCCCCCACATCATTGTGgttgctttatttcttatttcaggCTATTATGTGTACTTACAACCACCTTCAGATTCTGGTTCCCTTAAAGATATAATTCTTTCACTATTCTATTGCATAGTACCTCCCTTTCTGAATCCTATTATATACAGTCTACAGAATAAGCAAATAAAAGAGGCTGCAAGTATAGTAATGAAGAGAAAGTGTTTTTTATTAAGGTTTAAAGCATAA